In Pedobacter sp. W3I1, one DNA window encodes the following:
- a CDS encoding MarR family winged helix-turn-helix transcriptional regulator → MKQQQTIDYHVKFAWQNMFNKYNQMASGFGITQAIGYMLINIDDVEGTAVSNLAGLLGVKATSLSRMLNNMEEANLIYRETSAGDKRSVKVFLTDFGKEKKQLAKGVVRKFNEYLDEHFSKKEKETFINLLIKLNDITVAYTVD, encoded by the coding sequence ATGAAACAACAACAAACCATAGATTACCATGTTAAGTTTGCCTGGCAAAATATGTTTAATAAGTACAATCAAATGGCATCTGGTTTTGGCATTACCCAGGCCATTGGTTACATGCTTATTAATATAGATGATGTAGAGGGCACAGCAGTTTCAAATTTAGCTGGCTTGCTTGGGGTTAAAGCGACCAGTTTATCCCGTATGCTAAATAATATGGAAGAGGCCAATCTCATTTACCGTGAAACATCAGCGGGCGATAAACGTTCGGTAAAAGTCTTTCTGACTGATTTTGGTAAAGAGAAAAAACAATTGGCCAAAGGTGTTGTTCGAAAATTTAATGAATATCTCGATGAGCATTTCTCTAAAAAAGAGAAAGAGACTTTTATTAATCTATTGATAAAACTAAATGATATCACAGTAGCCTATACTGTTGATTAA
- a CDS encoding GLPGLI family protein has translation MNKHIKLFPLVLLLCLLYAFNNKENPTPEQPTTIAYYQFYHIKDTTQKAKVFSEDFILAFNTEKSLYTSQTRLKQDSTIQAALKQAETKNNDVIDMGVILPATEDDIYVDKGKLSVVKNHYQQSYLINESTAKTNWTIEKDTKQLLGYTAQMATATVKGRKYTAWFTTDIAANFGPWKLNGLPGLILEAYDDNYFIKFTCTKVVTTGSFQNITSVNIPTKIISTSLKEYERMKKAEAEGLGTDDFGSGITIDKVTSSGGGNNGTASKKKFTMNYPLELTN, from the coding sequence ATGAACAAACATATAAAGTTATTTCCACTGGTATTGTTGTTATGCCTATTATACGCATTTAACAACAAAGAAAATCCAACACCAGAGCAACCCACAACTATTGCCTATTACCAATTTTACCATATAAAAGATACTACACAAAAAGCAAAAGTTTTTAGCGAGGATTTTATTTTGGCATTTAATACCGAGAAAAGCCTTTACACCAGCCAAACGCGGTTAAAGCAAGACTCTACCATTCAGGCGGCGTTAAAACAGGCCGAAACCAAAAACAACGATGTAATTGACATGGGCGTTATTTTGCCTGCTACAGAAGATGATATTTATGTTGATAAGGGAAAGCTATCGGTGGTAAAAAACCATTACCAGCAAAGCTATTTAATTAACGAGAGCACAGCAAAAACCAATTGGACAATTGAAAAAGACACCAAACAATTGTTAGGTTATACCGCACAAATGGCTACTGCAACGGTTAAGGGTCGTAAATATACAGCATGGTTTACTACCGATATAGCCGCAAATTTTGGCCCGTGGAAATTAAATGGTTTGCCCGGGCTTATTTTAGAAGCCTATGACGATAATTATTTTATAAAATTTACATGCACCAAAGTGGTAACCACTGGGAGTTTTCAAAATATTACATCAGTAAATATCCCAACAAAAATAATTTCAACCTCGTTAAAAGAATACGAACGTATGAAAAAGGCAGAGGCTGAAGGCTTGGGTACTGATGATTTTGGAAGTGGCATTACAATAGATAAAGTTACAAGCAGCGGCGGAGGTAATAACGGTACAGCCTCAAAAAAGAAGTTTACCATGAACTATCCCTTAGAATTAACAAATTAA
- a CDS encoding DUF885 family protein: MPFAKALLDFEAKRRIGQQQDGKTTQEQFEQLKEAIQKTTKAVENKNLAVTPVQASWAQQTINQYLTVFTEAYRFYDGYDPQFTKATKAVYPEVVDVLKDYAAVLGKIAKPSNAKDDGSGIIGNPIGRTALLSSLKDEMIAYTPEQIEAIAMKEFAWCDAEMLKASQQMGFGNDWKKALEKVKTDYPELGKQPELVYKLANEAIDFVEKNKLIAIPALAKEGWRMRMLSPQEQLFAPFFLGGESVLIAYPTADMSEDAKMMTLRGNNRHFSRAVVFHELIPGHNLQYFMQSRYKPYRKVFGTPFWTEGWSLYWEMLLWDQNFAKSPEDKIGMLFWRMHRCARIIFSMNYHLGKWTPQQCIDFLVDRVGFERANAEAEVRRSFTGGYGPLYQIGYMLGGLQFRALHKELVQSGKMTNIQFHNRILYENNMPVEMVRALLTNQQLPENFSTRWKFAGDIK; this comes from the coding sequence TTGCCTTTTGCTAAGGCATTATTGGATTTTGAAGCAAAGCGAAGGATTGGCCAGCAACAAGACGGTAAAACCACACAAGAGCAATTCGAGCAGCTGAAAGAGGCTATTCAGAAAACCACAAAAGCAGTAGAAAACAAAAACCTGGCTGTTACACCAGTACAGGCATCCTGGGCACAACAAACTATTAATCAATACCTAACCGTATTTACCGAAGCTTATAGATTTTACGATGGGTATGATCCGCAATTTACCAAAGCCACCAAAGCTGTTTATCCCGAAGTGGTAGACGTATTAAAAGATTACGCTGCTGTATTGGGCAAAATAGCCAAACCCTCCAATGCCAAAGACGATGGAAGTGGCATTATTGGTAATCCGATAGGGAGAACTGCTTTGTTAAGCAGCTTAAAGGATGAGATGATCGCCTATACGCCTGAGCAGATTGAGGCCATCGCCATGAAGGAATTTGCCTGGTGTGATGCCGAAATGCTCAAAGCTTCGCAACAAATGGGCTTTGGTAACGATTGGAAAAAAGCACTGGAAAAAGTAAAAACCGATTATCCTGAATTGGGGAAACAGCCTGAACTGGTTTATAAACTGGCTAATGAAGCCATAGATTTTGTAGAGAAAAATAAACTCATCGCCATTCCAGCCCTGGCCAAAGAAGGTTGGCGCATGCGGATGTTAAGCCCACAGGAACAATTGTTTGCTCCGTTTTTCTTAGGTGGCGAATCTGTATTAATTGCCTATCCAACAGCAGATATGAGCGAGGATGCTAAAATGATGACCTTGCGAGGCAACAACAGGCATTTTTCCAGAGCTGTAGTTTTTCATGAGCTTATTCCGGGGCATAACCTTCAATATTTTATGCAAAGCCGCTACAAGCCTTACCGTAAAGTATTTGGCACGCCTTTCTGGACGGAAGGCTGGTCGCTCTATTGGGAGATGTTGCTGTGGGACCAGAATTTCGCAAAATCTCCGGAAGATAAAATTGGAATGCTTTTTTGGCGCATGCACCGTTGTGCAAGGATTATTTTTTCTATGAACTACCATTTAGGCAAATGGACACCTCAGCAGTGTATTGACTTTTTGGTAGATCGTGTGGGTTTTGAGCGTGCCAATGCAGAAGCCGAGGTGCGTAGATCATTTACCGGAGGCTACGGACCGTTATACCAAATAGGGTATATGTTGGGTGGATTGCAGTTCAGGGCATTACATAAAGAGCTGGTACAAAGTGGCAAAATGACCAATATTCAGTTTCACAATCGCATATTGTACGAGAATAATATGCCTGTAGAAATGGTAAGAGCCTTATTAACCAATCAGCAATTGCCTGAAAATTTCAGTACCCGATGGAAGTTTGCCGGCGATATTAAATAG
- a CDS encoding LytTR family DNA-binding domain-containing protein, with amino-acid sequence MIRNEMKLYILEDEVLILQHLLQMLQKISFLQVVGHSAYVAKASKEIPLLKPDIILADIRLKDGDSFTLFNNIAIEDFQLVFLTAYDQYAIQALNLGAFAYLLKPIEDDALAETLKKCYHYREQELFNKQQLQIARNHYLENGINNIKRIALKSLEYIEIVLIEDIMYCQSDKGYTTFYLKDKREILVSKGLKEYELMLLPMGFVRCHQSYLINFNYVKKYFREGFLQMYNNSQIPVSSRKREEVLKYLQNIS; translated from the coding sequence ATGATTAGAAACGAGATGAAACTTTATATACTTGAAGATGAGGTGCTCATATTGCAGCACTTGCTGCAAATGTTGCAAAAAATCAGTTTTCTTCAGGTCGTTGGCCACTCGGCCTATGTTGCAAAGGCATCAAAAGAAATTCCGCTTTTAAAGCCAGATATAATTTTGGCAGATATAAGGCTTAAAGACGGTGATAGCTTTACCTTGTTTAATAATATTGCTATTGAAGATTTTCAGCTTGTATTTCTTACAGCTTATGATCAATATGCCATACAGGCGCTTAATTTGGGAGCTTTTGCCTACCTGTTAAAACCTATTGAGGATGATGCTTTAGCTGAAACTTTAAAAAAGTGCTACCATTACCGAGAGCAAGAACTATTTAACAAGCAACAGCTGCAAATAGCCCGCAACCACTATTTAGAAAATGGTATAAATAACATTAAGCGTATAGCTTTAAAAAGTTTAGAATATATAGAAATTGTTTTAATAGAAGATATAATGTACTGTCAAAGCGATAAAGGGTACACCACTTTCTATTTAAAAGATAAACGCGAAATTCTGGTTTCTAAAGGATTAAAGGAATACGAACTGATGTTATTGCCAATGGGTTTTGTTCGATGCCATCAATCTTACCTCATTAACTTTAACTATGTAAAGAAATATTTTCGGGAAGGCTTTTTGCAAATGTATAATAATAGCCAAATTCCGGTTTCGAGCCGTAAACGCGAAGAAGTGCTAAAATATTTACAAAATATCTCTTAA
- a CDS encoding carboxypeptidase-like regulatory domain-containing protein, which produces MYLKHLLATWALLLSIILASAQQTFTINGVVKDSSAVPLDVATIAIVTKNGSGLAFTNTNQQGIFSCKLQTNDNSLSIKVTAIGYEQKIVPISSYTSQPYTIILKKKVNLLKEVKVTSLKKVSLVSDTLIYNVKAFKEQNDRVIADLIGRLPGIKIDDKGAISYNGKPISKVYLDGDNLLDGRYKLATNNVPVNAVEQVQVIERDQPIKALNGYTVTNNVALNLKLTDSARAITINTGHAGIGNSAYSGEFNNMFFKSKNKSINNLKANNIGENLEHENADVGVSLNNETILKKAAPFLSITSSELPSLDEKYYLMNNDFAGNINTLLKLKSDWTLRMNVATLQLKRRYNFNNSVNYFLNRDTVRYTEIQNHLHRLNQWQIQSQIEKNSNAIYVKSLTKLDLPTWKKNGSTIQNDQELTQNLPTQYLSVSNETVIIKALGINNILQYNGLTQYYKLDERLETSPGLHENIINNNKSYFFLAQQTQTKNTFIHQTISFKTKFNKFILSTAIGLSYNSNLLTSNLYKTDSLHVTSVVGDRFKNDIIFNNLGLLGKASATYLLKKGVITAEVTPTFNFIDYNSKTNFIDKKNRYFSLNPSIDFRKNLGRYSEINFRYLKQTTFGEVEDIYPGSILVNYRQFNFNETPLPITKNNSANVRFSYRKPLAMLFYNLNLGYDKTQQNFINSFEIDNGLTKSTAINFNNTAKKYSLGGNISKYLYFASLNISANANTSLQRGFNFYNDEILPFNIKSIAATLTARKKIFNKITVSVSGELSRFINEQSTVNGKTVNTTNIEKLKSTWQHQLNQKLSYNVTYNFTLYKQQLQQPMHNIFLDMNVKYAPTKWKSFFELQCLNLITQKVYKQINSTSNQLFIFDIPLRARTFLLKYSFTF; this is translated from the coding sequence TTGTATTTAAAACATTTGTTAGCAACCTGGGCTTTGTTGTTATCGATTATCTTAGCATCGGCCCAGCAAACATTTACGATAAATGGTGTGGTAAAAGATAGCTCAGCTGTACCGCTTGATGTTGCTACCATTGCAATAGTTACTAAAAATGGTTCGGGTTTAGCCTTTACTAATACCAATCAACAGGGCATTTTTAGCTGTAAACTCCAAACAAATGACAACAGCCTTTCTATAAAAGTAACAGCAATAGGATATGAACAAAAGATAGTACCTATTAGCAGTTATACAAGCCAGCCTTACACTATCATCCTTAAAAAAAAAGTAAATCTTTTAAAAGAAGTTAAGGTTACTTCACTAAAAAAAGTATCGCTTGTTAGCGATACTTTAATTTATAATGTGAAAGCTTTTAAAGAACAAAATGATAGGGTTATTGCCGATTTGATTGGCAGGTTGCCTGGCATAAAAATAGACGATAAAGGCGCTATCAGCTATAACGGAAAACCAATATCAAAGGTTTATTTAGATGGCGACAATCTGTTGGATGGCAGATATAAACTGGCCACCAACAATGTACCGGTAAATGCTGTAGAACAAGTACAGGTTATAGAACGGGACCAGCCTATAAAAGCCCTGAATGGATATACGGTTACCAATAACGTTGCCCTAAACCTTAAACTTACCGATAGCGCCAGAGCAATAACCATTAATACCGGTCATGCTGGTATCGGAAATAGTGCTTATAGTGGCGAGTTTAACAACATGTTCTTTAAATCAAAAAATAAGAGCATCAACAACCTAAAAGCTAATAATATTGGCGAAAATTTAGAACATGAAAATGCAGACGTTGGCGTATCCTTAAACAACGAAACCATTTTAAAAAAAGCTGCACCATTCCTGTCGATTACAAGTAGCGAACTCCCATCACTAGATGAAAAATATTACTTGATGAACAATGATTTTGCGGGAAACATCAATACGCTTCTAAAACTAAAATCTGATTGGACCTTAAGAATGAATGTGGCTACGCTACAGTTAAAAAGGAGATATAATTTTAACAACTCAGTTAATTATTTCCTTAACCGCGATACAGTTAGGTACACGGAAATACAGAACCATTTACACAGGCTTAACCAGTGGCAAATACAATCTCAAATAGAAAAAAACAGTAATGCCATTTATGTAAAATCTCTTACCAAGCTAGATTTGCCAACATGGAAAAAAAATGGAAGCACCATACAGAACGATCAAGAATTAACACAAAATCTGCCAACACAATATTTATCAGTTAGTAATGAAACGGTGATAATAAAAGCGCTGGGAATAAACAATATACTTCAGTACAATGGTTTGACGCAGTATTACAAATTAGATGAGCGTTTAGAAACCTCTCCTGGATTGCATGAAAATATTATCAATAACAATAAAAGTTATTTCTTTTTAGCGCAACAGACGCAAACCAAAAATACATTCATTCACCAAACTATATCCTTTAAAACAAAATTCAACAAATTTATACTTTCTACCGCAATAGGTTTATCGTACAATAGTAATCTACTAACCAGCAATTTATACAAAACCGACAGCTTACACGTTACTTCTGTGGTGGGCGATAGATTTAAAAATGATATAATATTTAATAATTTAGGACTATTAGGCAAGGCATCTGCAACTTACCTTCTTAAAAAAGGTGTTATTACTGCGGAGGTAACACCAACCTTCAACTTTATAGATTACAACAGTAAAACAAATTTTATCGATAAAAAAAACAGATATTTTTCGCTGAATCCTTCTATAGATTTTCGTAAAAATTTAGGCAGGTACAGTGAAATTAACTTTAGATATCTTAAACAAACTACCTTTGGAGAAGTGGAAGACATATACCCGGGAAGCATTTTGGTAAATTACAGGCAGTTTAATTTTAACGAAACGCCATTACCCATAACAAAAAACAACTCGGCAAACGTTAGGTTTAGCTATCGTAAACCTTTAGCAATGTTGTTTTACAATTTAAACCTTGGTTATGATAAAACGCAACAGAACTTTATCAACTCTTTTGAAATCGATAATGGCCTAACAAAATCTACTGCTATTAATTTTAACAATACCGCAAAAAAATACTCTTTGGGTGGCAATATTTCTAAATATTTATATTTTGCTTCATTAAATATCTCGGCAAATGCCAATACTAGCCTACAAAGGGGTTTTAATTTTTATAACGACGAGATTCTGCCTTTCAACATTAAAAGTATAGCTGCCACGTTAACTGCCAGAAAAAAAATATTTAATAAAATTACAGTTTCGGTGAGTGGAGAGCTTTCAAGATTTATAAACGAGCAAAGTACAGTAAATGGTAAAACTGTAAACACTACCAATATCGAGAAGTTAAAATCTACCTGGCAACATCAGTTAAACCAAAAACTATCGTACAATGTGACTTATAATTTCACTTTGTACAAACAGCAATTACAACAACCCATGCACAATATTTTTTTGGATATGAATGTAAAATATGCTCCTACAAAGTGGAAAAGCTTTTTTGAACTTCAGTGCCTCAATTTAATAACCCAGAAGGTTTATAAGCAGATAAATTCTACTTCTAACCAGTTATTCATATTTGATATACCTTTGAGAGCCCGTACATTTCTCTTAAAATATTCGTTTACTTTTTAA
- a CDS encoding DUF6089 family protein, translating into MKLQLFKTLPVALAGLFIGSVASAQESPATSTTTFRTWSIGVNAGVLTPLSPLGGKNDFSNNKSSLGYGLYIKKQFTPYFSLRLDGVRGKLKGDNTEPYESGLVNNSPVKAFDTELSYSGSLNAVVNMFNIDMFKKENTLQLYASAGAGIAGYKPTITTASGTSLYAGDKNIQELIIPVGVGAKFKISDAVNLDLGWTINFVDGDNVDGYYRNGNDKYNYAYAGLEFALGSGKQLAFHNPVALTYDEALKAKEIAEGLKSDLNAQKAENAKLRSEMNDILKDTDGDGVADKLDKCPDTPAGTVVDGSGCPLKTPEKVVEKVIVTEEDRKVVNEAIKNLEFDLGKATIRSKSYTSLNRVAALLIQKNFSLKLAGHTDNTGSKELNLRLSKDRAESVKAYLVSQGANASRIEATGYGMGQPIATNKTAKGRQQNRRVEFTLY; encoded by the coding sequence ATGAAATTACAACTATTTAAAACATTACCGGTTGCACTTGCTGGTTTATTCATCGGATCGGTTGCCTCAGCTCAAGAAAGCCCTGCAACTTCGACAACCACGTTCAGAACTTGGTCTATCGGTGTAAATGCTGGTGTACTTACGCCATTATCACCATTGGGTGGAAAAAATGACTTCAGTAATAACAAATCGAGTTTAGGTTACGGCCTTTACATTAAAAAACAATTTACACCTTATTTCTCTCTACGTTTAGATGGAGTTCGTGGTAAATTGAAAGGTGATAATACCGAGCCTTATGAAAGTGGTTTGGTTAACAATTCTCCGGTAAAAGCTTTCGATACGGAGTTATCTTATTCAGGAAGTTTAAATGCTGTAGTAAACATGTTCAATATCGATATGTTTAAAAAAGAGAACACTTTACAGCTTTATGCTTCTGCAGGTGCGGGTATTGCAGGTTATAAGCCAACCATTACCACTGCGTCTGGAACTTCTTTATATGCAGGTGATAAAAACATTCAAGAATTAATCATTCCTGTAGGTGTGGGTGCTAAATTTAAAATTTCTGATGCGGTTAATTTAGATTTAGGTTGGACAATCAACTTTGTTGATGGCGATAACGTAGATGGTTATTACAGAAACGGAAACGATAAATATAACTACGCTTACGCTGGTTTAGAGTTTGCTTTAGGTAGCGGAAAACAATTGGCTTTCCACAATCCGGTAGCTTTAACTTATGATGAAGCTTTAAAAGCAAAAGAAATAGCAGAAGGTTTGAAATCTGATTTAAATGCTCAAAAAGCTGAAAATGCAAAACTACGTTCAGAAATGAATGACATCTTGAAAGATACAGATGGTGATGGTGTTGCAGATAAATTAGATAAATGTCCTGATACACCAGCAGGTACAGTGGTTGATGGTTCTGGTTGTCCGTTAAAAACTCCTGAAAAAGTTGTAGAAAAGGTAATCGTAACAGAAGAAGATCGTAAAGTGGTTAACGAAGCGATTAAAAACTTAGAGTTCGATTTAGGTAAAGCAACTATTCGTTCTAAATCTTATACTTCATTAAACAGAGTTGCAGCATTGTTAATTCAGAAAAACTTCAGTTTAAAATTAGCTGGTCATACAGATAATACTGGTTCAAAAGAATTAAACTTACGTTTATCAAAAGATAGAGCAGAATCTGTAAAAGCTTATTTAGTTTCTCAGGGAGCAAATGCATCGCGTATTGAGGCTACAGGTTATGGCATGGGCCAACCAATTGCCACCAATAAAACAGCAAAAGGCCGTCAGCAAAACCGTCGTGTAGAGTTTACACTTTACTAG
- a CDS encoding histidine kinase — MSLKINIAVSVIFLCIVSSCGYKKTPQSDVKNQQINAIAEKDYLQKIFDLDTLPTGKSRMAIILKEDSVFKLDANHNANPFYHYFKARAYEIEKKTDSAIIAYQKIKSKKKWDDIDLLKTYSIVDHTIDNGVMVEAVLMNQIVAAMQIAERKKSKVVYKYYDLLAKAYYQNQNNKQALYYSELYYQHHPHKWHRVVMQRYYDICFLLASRLQDYKKMGSYNAKARLLAKAIPDSMALARTYDNESQIYALQKDYRNGLASSKIYFNYLAKINMLHDVAYNNLAKSYLNVNQPDSAVFYFKKGIELAKSNNPAKQKSYLYKGLIDAYAMKADYEQALDVAITAHAIEIENLKAIDAVKIEELHEKYEAEKKDQNIAVLKSKNQLSESIIRQQRWLIFSVLIVFLGTIALIYAIYRQRSLKEKNKLLRSENQRLNIEQKLLQAQLNPHFVFNAIANLQSLIASGDTSESVRYLSFFSKLLRNVLEQSRKDFIPIDEEIASLHNYMQLQQMRYHHLFDYKIVADELDAESTLIPPMLVQPFIENAIEHGFRNIQYKGMLKIQFKLANGQLLITVDDNGSGITNKGKLQSGKTSLAQVILKQRLQALFKLDCQQANFAIVDKKINNDKGVKIQIIIPAVYD; from the coding sequence ATGAGCTTAAAAATAAATATTGCTGTTTCTGTAATTTTTCTATGCATTGTATCATCCTGTGGTTATAAAAAAACACCGCAAAGCGATGTTAAAAACCAACAGATTAATGCTATTGCAGAAAAGGATTACCTGCAGAAAATATTCGACCTGGATACGCTGCCGACGGGTAAGAGTAGAATGGCCATTATACTAAAAGAAGATAGTGTTTTTAAACTCGACGCCAACCATAACGCCAATCCATTTTACCATTATTTTAAGGCAAGAGCTTATGAAATCGAAAAAAAAACAGATAGTGCTATAATTGCATACCAAAAAATAAAAAGTAAAAAAAAATGGGATGATATCGATTTGCTTAAAACTTATAGCATAGTTGACCACACTATAGATAATGGCGTAATGGTAGAGGCTGTATTGATGAACCAGATTGTTGCTGCCATGCAAATTGCCGAGCGCAAAAAGAGCAAAGTGGTTTACAAGTATTACGATTTATTGGCAAAAGCTTACTACCAGAACCAAAATAACAAACAAGCACTTTATTATTCAGAACTTTACTACCAACACCATCCGCATAAATGGCACAGGGTAGTTATGCAACGCTATTACGATATTTGTTTTTTGTTGGCTTCCAGGCTTCAGGATTACAAAAAAATGGGCAGTTACAATGCTAAAGCTCGCCTTTTGGCTAAAGCTATTCCCGATAGCATGGCCCTGGCTCGTACATATGATAACGAATCGCAGATATATGCCCTACAAAAAGATTATCGCAACGGTTTGGCCAGTAGTAAAATCTACTTTAACTATTTAGCCAAAATAAACATGCTGCACGATGTTGCCTACAATAATTTGGCGAAAAGTTATTTAAATGTTAACCAGCCAGATAGTGCCGTATTTTATTTTAAAAAAGGTATCGAGTTGGCAAAAAGTAACAATCCAGCAAAACAGAAAAGCTATTTATACAAGGGCTTAATTGATGCCTATGCCATGAAGGCCGATTATGAACAGGCACTGGACGTTGCCATTACCGCCCACGCTATAGAAATAGAAAATTTAAAAGCTATCGATGCCGTTAAAATCGAAGAATTGCACGAAAAATACGAAGCTGAAAAAAAAGACCAAAATATTGCGGTTTTAAAAAGTAAAAACCAACTCAGCGAAAGTATTATCCGCCAGCAGAGATGGCTGATTTTTTCAGTTCTTATCGTGTTCTTAGGAACAATTGCATTAATTTACGCCATATATAGGCAGCGTAGCTTAAAAGAGAAAAACAAATTATTGCGCAGCGAAAATCAAAGGCTAAACATAGAGCAAAAACTGTTGCAGGCACAATTAAATCCGCATTTTGTTTTCAATGCCATAGCCAATCTGCAAAGCCTTATCGCATCAGGCGATACTTCCGAATCGGTGCGTTACCTTTCTTTTTTCTCTAAATTGCTTCGCAATGTGCTGGAGCAAAGTCGTAAAGATTTTATCCCCATAGATGAAGAAATTGCATCATTGCACAATTATATGCAGCTACAGCAAATGCGTTATCACCATCTTTTTGATTACAAGATTGTAGCTGATGAACTGGATGCGGAATCAACACTTATTCCACCTATGCTTGTTCAACCTTTTATAGAAAATGCCATTGAGCACGGTTTTAGGAATATCCAGTATAAAGGTATGCTGAAAATTCAGTTTAAATTGGCCAATGGACAATTATTGATTACGGTGGATGATAATGGAAGCGGCATTACTAACAAAGGCAAATTGCAGTCAGGTAAAACCTCGTTGGCACAGGTAATATTAAAACAAAGATTACAGGCGTTGTTTAAGCTAGACTGTCAGCAGGCTAATTTTGCAATTGTAGATAAAAAAATAAATAACGATAAAGGTGTAAAAATCCAAATAATTATTCCAGCGGTATATGATTAG